A genomic segment from Drosophila miranda strain MSH22 chromosome 3, D.miranda_PacBio2.1, whole genome shotgun sequence encodes:
- the LOC108159635 gene encoding nucleolar protein 9, which yields MQTESNGKRKRPKKKGNRFMRNAKGFAKQGIFGRGTHIDDEQFSYFINILDAMKAGFDDVEERVNMANNVFEQTKDQEIHLASNQIVSKALESLIGFVDNEQLERYFNKFGDSLRPLCSDRFASHVLQKMLEIAFLRGLGKAAAQEVSDGPTTTKRAKPDAAQIEEEYNLETEFSDDHREKCRQFVVRISKFMLNNLEDFVWDNCASHIMRTAILCLVGMHVPKIAFEKGGAEMAKHRKLYTVPEDWHEVMKEFPQRLEMWPQFVEFPYQEHSSALLGVICLALSVADKSFLKHFGKKILLQSLLKANEENDDTVEKKTDAKIEIEDNDGEEKPTEEKEKSAEEKKDDPVLPKVFHHQSSVILLETILSVAGAKLLTQLYAMLFSGRVGYLAKQQQTNFSVQRLLQNMKEVTDFESIFAELQPHVEELLKMGYTGVVSALSAACLRLGSKQAQMIAILQSSLHVSGDKEKSKLFFNCLIKLKPSEILASDESGFVHLHGSLIAQHVLQFNKPIFLVNCILDLPAAQLAQIFNTPNGSHIVDAFMQSKFIGEKSRERLIRQLDGFYVDLAITRHGSRVLEQCFKASQEAQKLRIAKELITKANMLKGSPFGRLIYAKYRLETYNLSPTQWQASLSKQLDPEQPETKRKPAKTAADAFKDILS from the exons ATGCAAACAGAAAGCAATGGAAAACGTAAACGACCAAAGAAGAAAGGCAATCGCTTCATGCGAAACGCCAAGGGCTTTGCCAAACAGGGAATCTTCGGCCGCGGGACGCATATAGACGATGAGCAGTTTAGTTACTTCATCAACATTCTGGATGCCATGAAGGCTGGGTTCGACGATGTGGAGGAGCGCG TGAACATGGCCAACAATGTGTTTGAGCAGACGAAAGATCAGGAGATCCACTTGGCCTCCAATCAAATTGTGTCCAAGGCATTGGAATCGCTTATTGGATTTGTGGACAACGAGCAGCTGGAGCGATACTTCAACAAATTTGGGGACAGCCTGCGCCCCTTGTGCTCGGATAGATTTGCTTCGCATGTCCTGCAGAAGATGCTTGAAATTGCCTTTTTGCGCGGCCTGGGCAAGGCAGCTGCCCAGGAAGTCAGCGATGGTCCGACCACAACAAAGCGAGCTAAGCCAGATGCCGCACAAATCGAGGAGGAATACAATTTGGAAACTGAGTTCAGCGACGACCACAGAGAGAAGTGTCGTCAGTTCGTGGTGCGGATCTCGAAGTTCATGCTCAACAACTTGGAGGACTTTGTGTGGGACAACTGCGCCAGTCACATCATGAGAACTGCGATACTGTGCCTAGTGGGCATGCATGTTCCGAAAATAGCATTCGAGAAAGGAGGGGCTGAGATGGCCAAGCACCGCAAGCTGTATACAGTGCCCGAGGACTGGCACGAGGTGATGAAAGAGTTTCCCCAACGCCTGGAAATGTGGCCACAATTCGTTGAGTTCCCTTATCAGGAGCACTCATCCGCCTTATTAGGCGTCATCTGCCTAGCCTTGAGTGTGGCCGACAAAAGTTTTCTAAAGCACTTCGGCAAGAAAATATTATTGCAAAGCCTATTGAAGGCTAACGAAGAAAATGACGATACAGTTGAGAAAAAGACGGACgcaaaaattgaaattgaagacAATGATGGGGAGGAGAAGCCGACGGAAGAGAAAGAAAAGAGCGCGGAGGAGAAAAAGGACGATCCTGTCCTGCCGAAAGTGTTTCACCATCAGAGCTCCGTCATCCTTCTAGAGACTATTCTGAGCGTGGCGGGTGCCAAGCTGCTGACCCAGCTATATGCGATGCTGTTCAGTGGCCGTGTCGGTTACCTCGCCAAACAGCAACAGACAAACTTTTCCGTCCAGCGACTTCTTCAGAACATGAAAGAGGTAACAGACTTCGAGTCTATTTTTGCAGAGCTTCAGCCCCACGTGGAAGAGCTCCTGAAAATGGGATACACTGGCGTGGTATCTGCCTTGAGTGCCGCCTGCTTACGGCTGGGGTCCAAACAGGCCCAGATGATAGCCATTCTACAGAGTTCGCTTCATGTCAGTGGCGACAAAGAGAAGTCTAAGCTGTTCTTTAACTGCCTTATTAAACTGAAACCCTCTGAGATTCTGGCCAGCGATGAGTCGGGATTTGTCCATCTGCATGGCTCGCTGATTGCTCAGCATGTACTGCAGTTCAACAAACCCATTTTCCTGGTCAACTGCATCCTCGATCTGCCAGCCGCCCAACTAGCCCAGATCTTTAACACGCCCAACGGCTCCCACATAGTCGATGCCTTCATGCAGAGCAAGTTCATTGGCGAGAAGTCGCGTGAGCGCCTGATCCGTCAGCTAGATGGCTTCTATGTAGACTTGGCCATTACCCGCCACGGATCCCGTGTCCTGGAGCAGTGCTTCAAAGCCTCGCAGGAGGCGCAGAAGCTGCGCATTGCTAAGGAGCTCATCACGAAGGCTAACATGCTGAAGGGTTCGCCCTTTGGGCGCCTCATCTACGCAAAGTATCGCCTGGAAACTTACAACCTCTCGCCCACTCAGTGGCAGGCGAGCTTGTCAAAGCAGTTGGATCCGGAGCAGCCCGAGACAAAGCGGAAGCCAGCCAAGACAGCAGCCGATGCGTTTAAGGATATACTAAGCTAg
- the LOC108159636 gene encoding phospholipase A2, with protein MWLLQGLFICCVLATTWAFADEAIFEDEDIYNQALPPVPHTGITAPGTKWCGPGNTAANFDDLGRERETDKCCRTHDHCEEIIESHSTLHGLPTNTDWFPILKCTCEQEFINCLQAVNSLTSNTLGRIYYGSRRNCFAKGYPKTGCKQYQEGTFRKRCIRYNVDKASAKIWQFYDMPFYTIQHTKA; from the exons ATGTGGCTGTTGCAGGGGCTATTTATTTGCTGTGTACTGGCCACCACTTGGGCCTTTGCGGATGAGGCCATCTTCGAGGACGAGGACATTTACAACCAGGCGCTGCCGCCAGTGCCACACACGGGAATTACGGCTCCAGGCACCAAATGGTGCGGGCCAGGCAACACGGCTGCCAACTTCGATGACCTGGGCAGAGAGCGGGAGACGGACAAGTGCTGTAGGACCCACGACCACTGTGAGGAGATAATCGAGTCGCACAGCACACTGCACGGACTTCCCACCAACACGGATTGGTTTCCTAT CCTCAAGTGTACCTGCGAGCAAGAGTTTATCAACTGCCTTCAGGCGGTCAACAGTCTCACCTCCAACACATTGGGCCGAATCTACTATGGCAGCCGGAGAAATTGCTTCGCCAAAGGATATCCCAAAACCGGCTGCAAACAATACCAGGAAGGCACGTTCCGCAAGCGCTGTATACGCTATAATGTTGACAAGGCCTCGGCAAAGATCTGGCAGTTCTATGACATGCCATTTTACACAATCCAACACACGAAAGCCTGA
- the LOC108159637 gene encoding phospholipase A2 large subunit: MHLQHFVAAVLALAGAFDVILGLGIIVPGTKWCGPGNIAINYDDLGIERELDICCRSHDNCKEKISPQQEDYGLSNDGIFPIFSCTCESAFRNCLTSLRNGHSLTLGRIYFRTKEVCFAYGHPTVSCRENQVEMFEKRCLNYKVDETQPKRWQFYDLAFYTHVDAQSK, translated from the exons ATGCACCTTCAACATTTTGTAGCTGCTGTATTGGCGCTTGCCGGTGCCTTCGATGTCATTCTTGGCCTGGGCATAATTGTACCGGGCACGAAATGGTGTGGTCCAGGCAATATAGCGATCAATTACGATGATCTGGGCATCGAAAGGGAGCTGGACATATGCTGTCGCTCGCACGACAACTGCAAGGAAAAAATATCACCGCAGCAGGAAGACTATGGCCTGAGCAACGATGGGATCTTCCCCAT CTTCTCCTGTACCTGCGAATCAGCTTTTCGAAATTGCCTCACTTCCCTGCGCAACGGACATTCGTTGACATTGGGCCGCATATACTTTCGGACCAAAGAAGTCTGCTTTGCCTATGGTCATCCGACCGTCTCGTGTCGAGAGAATCAGGTGGAGATGTTCGAGAAGCGCTGCCTGAACTATAAAGTGGATGAAACACAGCCGAAACGCTGGCAGTTTTACGACCTGGCCTTCTACACACATGTTGATGCCCAGAGCAAATAA
- the LOC108159634 gene encoding transcription elongation factor SPT5: MSDSEVSNMSDSGSEDGSISNKSQRSVRSKSGQRSRSRSRSMSRSSRSRSRSRSAHSGSGSDSPQGRGNRPKSDESGEEEEEPPGEDIDSEEYEEEENDEHPRKKKKKERFGGFIIDEAEVDDEVDEDDEWEEGANEIGIVGNEIDELGPTARDIEIRRRGTNLWDTQKEDEIEEYLRKKYADESIAKRHFGDGGEEMSDEITQQTLLPGIKDPNLWMVKCRIGEEKATALLLMRKFLTYLNTDDPIQIKSIIAPEGVKGYIYLEAYKQTHVKTAIDNVGNLRMGKWKQEMVPIKEMTDVLKVVKEQVGLKVKQWVRLKRGLYKDDIAQVDYVDLAQNQVHLKLLPRIDYTRMRGALRTTATETDDGKRKKKRRPVAKPFDPEAVRAIGGEVHSDGDFLLFEGNRYSRKGFLYKNFTMSAILSDGVKPTLAELERFEESPEEVNLELLGNVKDDPTSTHSFSMGDNVEVCVGDLENLQAKIVAIDGTMITVMPKHQDLKDPLIFKASELRKYFKTGDHARVLAGRYEGETGLIIRVEPLRVVLVSDLTNHELEVLPRDLQLCSDVATGVDCLGQFQWGDLVQLDSQNVGVIVRLERENFHVLGMNGKCIECKPTALHKRRENRNTVALDADQNQIRRRDIVKVMEGPHAGRSGEIKHLYRSLAFLHCRMYTENGGIFVCKTRHLQLAGGSKTNVNPAGSMGGLGFMSPRIQSPMHPSGGRGGARGGARGGRGGFRVTRDREILGKTIKISGGPYKGAVGIVKDATEATARVELHTSCQTISVDRNHIAIVGVPGKEGSVSTYGRTPARTPGYGAQTPSYTAAGSKTPLVGSQTPNWDTDTRTPYGTMTPSHDGSMTPRHGAWDPTANTTPARNNDFDYSLEEPSPSPGYNPSTPGYQMTSQFAPQTPGTLYGSDRSYSPFNPSPSPAPSPYPVGYLNTPSPSTYSPNTPGGIPQSPYNPQTPGASLDSSMGDWCTTDIEVRIHTHDDTDLVGQTGIIRTVSNGVCSVFLRQEDRSVSIVSEHLAPVPPNSGDEFKVIYGEERESVGRVLSKQEGDVLVCKINDEVKMIPVNHLCKMKSID, encoded by the exons ATGTCAGACTCCGAAGTCAGCAATATGTCGGACAGTGGTTCAGAAGATGGATCGATTTCAAACAAGTCGCAGCGCAGCGTCAGATCCAAGTCTGGCCAGCGTTCGAGGTCCAGGTCAAGGTCTATGTCCAGATCCTCCCGCTCAAGATCCCGATCTCGGTCGGCTCATTCGGGCTCTGGGTCCGACTCCCCACAGGGTCGTGGAAACCGGCCGAAAAGCGACGAGTCGggggaggaagaggaggagccGCCTGGAGAAGATATTGACTCCGAGGAGTACGAAGAAGAAGAGAATGACGAGCATCCacgaaagaaaaagaaaaaggaacGTTTTGGTGGCTTCATCATAGACGAGGCGGAGGTGGACGACGAG GTCGACGAGGATGACGAATGGGAGGAAGGTGCCAATGAGATAGGAATTGTTGGAAATGAGATTGATGAACTCGGTCCAACGGCCAGGGACATCGAAATAAGGCGGCGAGGTACAAATCTATGGGA CACTCAAAAGGAAGATGAGATCGAAGAGTACCTGAGAAAAAAATATGCTGACGAATCCATTGCAAAACGACACTTTGGCGATGGCGGGGAAGAGATGTCCGATGAGATCACCCAGCAGACCCTACTGCCTGGCATTAA GGATCCCAATTTATGGATGGTTAAGTGCCGCATTGGAGAGGAGAAGGCCACCGCACTACTGTTGATGCGAAAGTTCTTAACATACCTAAATACGGACGACCCAATCCAGATCAAATCGATTATTGCTCCCGAGGGCGTTAAGGGATACATTTATCTGGAAGCCTATAAGCAGACCCACGTCAAAACCGCAATCGATAATGTGGGAAATCTTCGGATGGGCAAATGGAAACAAGAGATGGTGCCCATCAAGGAAATGACGGATGTTTTAAAGGTGGTCAAGGAACAGGTCGGCCTCAAGGTCAAGCAGTGGGTGCGCCTAAAGCGAGGACTCTACAAGGACGATATTGCGCAGGTTGACTACGTCGATCTGGCCCAAAATCAAGTTCATCTGAAACTCCTACCCCGCATCGACTATACAAGAATGCGTGGTGCCTTGaggacaacagcaaca GAAACTGACGATGGCAAGCGCAAGAAGAAACGCCGGCCTGTAGCAAAACCGTTTGATCCAGAAGCCGTGAG GGCAATTGGTGGTGAGGTTCACTCAGATGGCGATTTTCTACTCTTTGAGGGTAATCGGTATTCGCGAAAGGGCTTTCTCTACAAGAACTTCACCATGTCAGCCATTCTATCAGACGGCGTAAAGCCCACCTTAGCCGAGCTAGAGCGCTTCGAAGAATCTCCAGAAG AGGTGAATCTGGAACTTTTGGGCAATGTCAAGGATGACCCCACTTCGACTCACTCGTTCTCCATGGGGGACAATGTTGAGGTCTGCGTGGGAGACTTGGAGAACTTGCAGGCAAAGATTGTGGCCATTGACGGCACCATGATCACGGTTATGCCCAAGCATCAGGATCTAAAG GATCCTTTAATTTTTAAAGCGAGTGAGCTGCGCAAGTATTTTAAAACTGGAGACCATGCCAGGGTGCTGGCAGGTCGATATGAAGGCGAAACTGGACTTATTATCCGTGTAGAGCCTTTGCGAGTGGTGCTCGTCTCTGATTTGACCAATCACGAATTGGAGGTTTTGCCACGGGATCTGCAGCTCTGCTCTGATGTGGCTACAGGCGTTGACTGTCTGGGCCAGTTCCAATGGGGCGATTTGGTGCAACTTGA CTCTCAGAATGTGGGTGTTATTGTGCGTTTGGAGCGTGAGAACTTTCATGTACTGGGCATGAATGGAAAGTGCATTGAATGCAAGCCAACCGCTTTGCATAAGCGACGAGAGAACCGCAATACTGTGGCCCTGGATGCTGACCAAAATCAGATTCGCCGTCGCGACATTGTTAAGGTTATGGAGGGTCCTCATGCT GGACGTTCCGGAGAAATCAAGCACTTGTATCGCAGCTTGGCGTTCCTTCATTGCCGCATGTATACAGAAAACGGAGGCATATTTGTGTGCAAGACACGGCACTTGCAGTTGGCTGGAGGCAGTAAGACCAACGTTAATCCTGCTGGTTCGATGGGCGGACTTGGATTCATGTCACCGCGTATTCAATCGCCCATGCATCCGTCTGGCGGACGAGGAGGAGCCCGCGGAGGGGCGCGCGGCGGTAGAGGTGGTTTCCGCGTGACTCGTGATCGCGAAATTCTGGGTAAAACCATCAAGATTAGTGGCGGACCCTATAAAG GTGCTGTGGGAATTGTTAAGGACGCAACCGAGGCCACAGCTCGTGTGGAGCTCCATACTTCATGTCAAACGATATCGGTCGATCGCAATCATATTGCCATCGTTGGGGTTCCCGGCAAGGAGGGAAGCGTCTCCACATATGGGCGCACGCCAGCTCGTACGCCCGGCTACGGGGCACAAACGCCAAGCTACACTGCGGCAGGATCTAAGACCCCCTTGGTCGGAAGTCAAACGCCGAACTGGGACACAGATACTCGTACTCCTTATGGCACAATGACACCGTCGCACGATGGCAGCATGACGCCACGCCATGGTGCTTGGGATCCGACAGCAAACACAACACCGGCGCGAAACAACGATTTCGATTATTCGCTGGAGGAGCCCAGCCCAAGCCCCGGCTACAATCCAAGTACTCCCGGCTATCAGATGACATCTCAGTTCGCCCCCCAAACGCCTGGTACTCTATACGGATCGGATAGAAGCTACAGCCCATTCAATCCAAGTCCCAGTCCTGctccttcgccttatccagtTGGCTACTTGAATACCCCATCGCCATCGACCTATTCACCAAACACTCCCGGTGGTATACCACAATCTCCGTACAATCCCCAGACACCGGGGGCCAGCCTGGACTCGTCGATGGGCGACTGGTGCACAACCGATATTGAAGTTCGGATTCATACGCACGACGACACCGATCTTGTTGGACAAACAGGCATTATCCGCACTGTTTCCAATGGTGTGTGCTCTGTATTCTTGCGCCAGGAAGACCGCAGCGTCTCCATTGTCAGCGAGCACTTGGCACCTGTGCCGCCCAACAGTGGCGATGAGTTTAAGGTGATCTATGGCGAGGAACGGGAGTCGGTTGGCCGGGTACTGTCCAAGCAGGAAGGCGACGTGCTCGTCTGCAAGATAAACGACGAGGTCAAGATGATACCAGTTAATCATCTCTGCAAGATGAAATCCATTGATTAA